A window of the Candidatus Atribacteria bacterium genome harbors these coding sequences:
- a CDS encoding PAS domain S-box protein yields the protein MTIRNKTLVIIVIIFIMLIVGLYFILGSVFQQGFIRIEDKEAHDNVKQVVNILSREIDILDIFNRDWSSWDDTYTFIEDSNEEYIKSNLLNSTFIGGRLNLIIFINSSNQIVFGKAFDLEEEREIAIPVDLQKHLLSESLLTKPTDVDNSVKGIILLSKSPMLISSRPILTSEDGGPIRGALIMGRYFDSTEIERLSQISNLSIEIQKFNDPQAPLDFKKAFSILPEEPIFNQTLTDELIAGYALIRDIYGKPILVLRIDIPREIYRQSLISRRYLIFSILVIALIFSLLIFFLLQRLVLFPMAQMNKYLDIVTSTKDLSFRIPLKGKDEIAKLSDTINLMLEKLEASRKELWDSRELYKNLFNNMPGAFYRANKEGNVLVINPPGAKLLGFDSPEEISGKNIAQDLYYNPENRKRFLEELKKRKGSVKNYEVILKKRDDTPIIVSTSSHYYYDKEGNIAGVEGIFVDISERVEHEKIQQVLYNISKTANSPVSLNQLYRSIHQELGTIINANNFHLALLNQDENRIDYDYFVDEKDDHSVVLKNDNTGSLSAYVTKTGQPLLVNRVQIDKMIEKGELIQSHLGTLTENTLWLGVPLKIEGKVIGTMAVLTYTNPHLYSEKDIKLMEFTSYQIATAIKRKQDEEALYRSEQEFASLFNHSPEALVYEDVKSNIININPRFTELFGYTLKELKGKNLDEGMIHPEDKKEEGLRLAQNLTGFSDYETVRKKKNGTLIQVSISTSPVMIDNKLRGFITSYKDITERKKTEETLKKSEQEFASLFRNSPEALIYVNDKSSVLDINAQFTELFGFTLEEIKGRNINDGMIHPSDKIKEAKNLYQKSLSHGYYHYESIRKKKDGSLFPVIISCSPVIIEDKPKGRIISYRDITEIKKDEKLQQVLYSISKAANLSISLDQLYPIIHQELGTIIDTSNFYIALINQEESKLYFPYHFDELEDDFKPQSLEEKCLTCYVVKNKRSMLLNYEKIKKLQENGELLDAGVITKDIFWFGVPLMVENKVIGAMAIQSYRSPNPYSQKDTALLEFVSSQVATAIERKRMEEELKRFAHYDTLTGAYNRGYGLELLQRQIKMSKRDRSPLLLAYSDLDNLKDINDRFGHEEGDLAMIKVAKLFKSILREVDIIIRMGGDEFLVIFLDSSLREIPIIRKRLSQELTRLNQISKKPYQVEFSTGFSTYDPATPIAIDELIRIADEEMYEDKKSKNKGR from the coding sequence CAATGAGGAATATATAAAGTCAAACCTTCTAAATTCAACTTTCATAGGAGGGAGACTTAATTTAATTATATTTATTAATTCTTCCAACCAGATTGTATTTGGAAAAGCATTTGATTTAGAGGAAGAACGAGAAATAGCAATTCCTGTGGATTTACAGAAACATCTTCTTTCCGAAAGCCTCCTTACTAAACCTACTGATGTCGATAATAGTGTTAAAGGAATTATCCTCCTTTCAAAATCTCCTATGCTTATTTCTTCACGGCCAATACTTACCAGTGAAGATGGAGGTCCTATCCGGGGAGCATTAATTATGGGGCGCTACTTTGATTCCACGGAAATCGAACGTCTTAGCCAAATAAGCAATCTTTCTATTGAGATTCAAAAATTTAATGATCCCCAAGCTCCCCTCGATTTTAAAAAAGCCTTTTCTATCCTGCCTGAAGAACCAATATTTAACCAAACATTGACTGATGAATTAATAGCAGGATATGCTTTAATAAGGGATATCTATGGGAAACCTATCCTGGTTTTAAGGATCGATATCCCCCGGGAAATTTATAGACAAAGTCTGATTTCCAGACGTTATTTAATCTTTTCCATTCTGGTAATAGCCTTAATATTTAGCTTATTGATCTTTTTTCTTTTGCAGCGATTAGTTCTTTTCCCTATGGCACAGATGAATAAATATTTAGATATTGTTACCTCGACTAAAGACCTATCTTTCCGTATCCCTTTAAAAGGGAAAGATGAAATAGCAAAACTTTCCGATACCATTAACCTCATGCTCGAAAAATTAGAAGCGTCAAGAAAAGAATTGTGGGATAGCAGGGAACTCTATAAAAATTTATTTAATAATATGCCCGGGGCATTTTATCGTGCAAATAAAGAAGGAAATGTTCTGGTGATAAATCCTCCCGGAGCTAAATTATTGGGTTTTGATTCACCGGAAGAGATTTCCGGAAAAAATATTGCTCAAGATTTATATTATAACCCTGAAAATAGAAAAAGATTTTTAGAAGAATTGAAAAAGAGAAAAGGGAGCGTTAAAAATTATGAAGTAATCCTAAAAAAGAGAGATGATACCCCGATTATTGTCTCTACTTCCAGCCATTACTATTATGATAAAGAAGGGAATATTGCTGGAGTGGAAGGTATTTTTGTGGATATTTCCGAACGCGTTGAACATGAAAAAATTCAGCAGGTCTTATACAATATCTCTAAGACTGCCAATTCCCCTGTTTCTCTTAATCAACTTTATCGATCTATCCATCAAGAATTAGGTACTATCATTAACGCCAATAATTTTCATCTTGCCTTGCTCAACCAAGATGAAAATAGAATAGATTATGATTATTTTGTGGATGAGAAAGATGATCACTCTGTTGTTTTGAAAAATGATAATACTGGTTCACTTTCTGCGTATGTGACCAAGACCGGCCAGCCTCTCTTGGTCAACCGTGTGCAGATCGATAAAATGATTGAGAAAGGGGAATTAATTCAGTCTCATTTGGGCACTTTAACCGAAAATACTCTTTGGTTAGGAGTTCCTCTAAAAATAGAAGGTAAAGTAATTGGAACAATGGCTGTTTTAACTTACACTAATCCCCATCTCTATTCTGAAAAAGATATCAAACTGATGGAATTTACATCTTATCAGATAGCTACTGCCATAAAACGAAAACAAGACGAAGAAGCCCTCTATAGAAGCGAGCAGGAGTTTGCCAGCCTTTTTAATCACTCTCCGGAGGCTTTAGTTTATGAAGATGTGAAATCTAATATTATAAATATAAATCCCCGCTTTACCGAACTTTTTGGGTATACCTTGAAAGAATTAAAGGGTAAAAATTTAGATGAAGGGATGATCCACCCTGAAGATAAAAAAGAAGAAGGCTTAAGGCTTGCTCAAAATCTTACAGGCTTCTCTGACTATGAAACCGTTAGAAAGAAAAAAAATGGTACCTTAATCCAGGTATCTATATCTACCTCTCCAGTGATGATTGATAATAAACTGAGAGGGTTTATAACTTCATATAAAGATATCACCGAACGTAAGAAAACCGAAGAAACTTTAAAGAAAAGCGAGCAGGAGTTTGCCAGCCTTTTTAGAAATAGCCCAGAGGCTTTGATCTATGTTAATGACAAGAGCAGTGTTTTAGATATTAATGCTCAATTTACTGAATTATTCGGATTTACTTTGGAAGAAATTAAAGGTAGAAACATTAATGATGGTATGATTCATCCCTCAGATAAGATAAAAGAAGCAAAAAATCTATATCAAAAATCATTATCCCACGGTTATTATCATTATGAATCGATTAGAAAAAAGAAAGATGGATCCCTCTTCCCGGTGATTATTTCCTGCTCTCCGGTAATCATTGAGGATAAACCTAAAGGGAGGATAATATCCTACCGAGATATTACTGAAATTAAAAAGGATGAAAAGCTACAACAAGTTTTATATAGTATCTCTAAAGCAGCAAATCTTTCGATATCGCTTGATCAGCTTTACCCCATCATTCATCAAGAATTAGGAACTATTATTGATACCTCAAATTTTTATATCGCCTTGATTAATCAGGAAGAGAGTAAATTATACTTTCCTTATCATTTTGATGAATTGGAAGATGATTTTAAACCCCAAAGCTTAGAGGAAAAATGCCTGACTTGTTATGTGGTTAAAAATAAACGCTCTATGCTCTTGAATTATGAAAAAATAAAAAAATTACAGGAAAATGGAGAATTATTAGATGCAGGAGTGATCACCAAAGATATCTTCTGGTTTGGAGTACCTTTAATGGTGGAAAATAAAGTGATAGGTGCTATGGCTATCCAAAGTTACCGCAGTCCCAATCCTTATTCCCAGAAGGATACAGCACTTTTAGAATTCGTCTCTTCCCAGGTAGCTACTGCTATAGAGAGGAAGAGAATGGAAGAGGAATTAAAAAGATTTGCCCACTATGACACCCTTACCGGAGCCTATAATAGGGGATATGGTTTAGAGCTTCTCCAAAGACAAATAAAAATGTCCAAAAGAGATAGATCGCCTTTATTATTGGCTTATAGTGATCTGGATAATCTGAAAGATATTAATGATAGATTTGGTCATGAAGAGGGAGATCTTGCTATGATAAAAGTAGCAAAACTCTTTAAATCTATCTTAAGGGAAGTAGATATTATCATTCGGATGGGAGGGGATGAATTTTTAGTCATTTTTTTGGATAGTTCCTTAAGGGAAATACCTATCATTAGAAAGAGATTAAGCCAGGAATTAACCCGATTAAATCAAATTTCCAAAAAACCTTATCAAGTAGAATTTAGCACAGGATTTTCTACTTATGATCCGGCTACTCCTATTGCTATAGATGAATTAATCAGAATAGCTGATGAAGAGATGTATGAAGATAAGAAAAGTAAAAACAAAGGAAGATAA